A region of the Caldisericaceae bacterium genome:
AACCTTGACAGTTCAAAAATTTCCCTCACAAATGAACTTAGAAATTACCTTAAAAACGTAATTTTAAGAACAAAAGCACTTTCAATATTAAAAGAAAATGCTATAATAGAATTTGGAGGTGATTAATTTGCCGATTATACCAAGTGTTGTTGAAACAACCGGAAGAGGTGAGATTAGTTTTGATATTTATTCAAGATTGTTAAAGGATAGAATTATATTTTTAACTGGTGAAATTGAAACATATCACTCTGACTTGATTGTTGCAGAATTACTTTATCTTGAATCTCTTGACTCTACACAGGAGATATACCTTTATATAAATAGCCCTGGTGGTGAAGTAATTCCGGGGATGGCAATATACGATACGATGCAGTATATAAAAGCACCTGTTGCAACAATTTGCCTTGGGCAAGCAGCTTCTCTTGCAGCAGTTTTACTTGCAGCGGGAAGAAAAGGCAAAAGATATGCTTTACCTCATTCAAGGATACTTATCCATCAACCTTGGGGTGGAGCTCAAGGGCAGGCAACAGAT
Encoded here:
- a CDS encoding ATP-dependent Clp protease proteolytic subunit, giving the protein MEVINLPIIPSVVETTGRGEISFDIYSRLLKDRIIFLTGEIETYHSDLIVAELLYLESLDSTQEIYLYINSPGGEVIPGMAIYDTMQYIKAPVATICLGQAASLAAVLLAAGRKGKRYALPHSRILIHQPWGGAQGQATDIEIQAKELIRIKRMINEILSKHTGQPEEKIQRDTERDYFMSPEEAKEYGIIDEIISVRST